CCCCTCCCACAGCGTACATTCTCCTCCCGCACCTCGGGAAGGTGGGCCCTCATCCACAGCTGTCTGCTGACAGCAGTGACTACCGTCTTCCTCTGGAGCCCCGGTCCCTGGGCTGAGGCGCCCGGCCCAAGCTGTAGGAGCCCCAGCAGAGCTAGGGTGACCAGGAAGAGTGTCTCAAAGGATGGGCTGAGCCCAGCCCAGACCAGTGTGCCTGTGCAGCAGGAAGGCTCACCTCGCCTTCGGACTTCACGCCCACCACCTTGCCATTCTCCATGATGATGTCGTCCACCGGTTTGTTCAGCATGTACGTGCCCCATAGATGGCACTCAATCTACAGTGGGGAGAGAGGAACCATGAGAGTGCCTCCTGGGAGACATGGGGACCAGCACTACTGCACGCCCTGCCCCCAGCAGTGCAGGGCATGGAGAAGGTGGCCTCAGGCAGGCAGAGCTCAGGAGACCTGGGGCTCTTCCAAGCTTTGTTGCTGCCAGGACCTCAAGACTGAACCTGGAGGGGTCCCTCCTCTCTAGACTTAATGCCAGAAATTTCCAGCTAAGGGCTAGTATGAGGGGCAGCTCCTCAGGGAAACATCCCAGGGAACAGAATGAATGGCTCTGACGAATCTGACTGGAGGTTTCAAGGCCACAGGCCCAGTCCTCGTGCCATCTGACTCCAGCCAGGAGCCAAGCGAGCCCTATCTGTGATCCTTCATCTCCGCACTACAATGCCCCACTGGGCTGCTATCACCCGAGGATGGTGGGAAGTAAACTAAGCCCACAGTGAGAAAGTAACAAAACACAGTGGAGATGCCCAAGGGGGCCCTTTCCATTGTTGGCCTCAGCCTTCTCCACTGCCAATCGACAGAAGCCACGCCCTCACCTTGCAAAGCCTTGGGGCAGCTCGCCAAGGCCATAGAGTGGGTACAGATACGGGCTCTTTCCATACCGAGCCAGGGATTCGCTGTACAACTTGATGCGGTTGATGGTCTCGAGACATGGCTGGTCCAGGTAGCTGGGGAAATAGGGTCAGAAGAGGCTCCAAGAGCAGAAGGCCCAGTGCACCCCCACCCTGGCATCAGGCCAGCCTTCCCACCCTTGCAGGCCTGGGAAAGACCATTGGTCAAACACAAGGAAGGGACAGAAAAGGCGACAGGTGAGTGAGCCAGAGCTGAGTATGGGAGGTAGGCAGGGTGAGCCAAGGGAGCAGCAGGCAGGAGCGGGGGAGGGCAGGGTGTGGGCCGGCTGAAGGGTCATCTGCCATGCCAGTTTCCCCTCACTCATCAGTGCGGTAGAGCGCTAGGGCATGGCCAGTGAAGTCAATGACATCCTGCCCCAAGTCGAACTTCCGGTAGACGTCACGCATGCTGGTGTTCTGGGGGTCGACGCCCTCAAAGGTCTTGGGGTCGTTCTCATCAAAGTTTGCCACGAACACCAGGAACTTGCGGAAGCGCCGTTTCTCAAACATGCCCATCAGGTCTGTGAGGGCCACATGCAAAGCACCACTGAGGTGCGGGCCGTGACCCTCTCCACCTGCCAGGCAGGCAGAGCAAGCCGGTGCCCTAACTCCCAGCAGAGTTCTCTTGCCGACCACTGTGTGATTTTCAATTAACCCTCTGTGCTCATTGGCCCTGTTTTCTCAACTACACCAAGAGTGGGTCTGGCTGGACAGCCTCTGAGGGCATTCCCAGCTCTGACACTTGGGGATGTTTCACTGATCAGGTGAAGCCTCTGTCCAGGACACCGTATTCCCTTCGCACTTGAACTCCTCTCCTGGCAACCAGTGGGTGCACACAGGGGGATGATAGAGCAAGGGGCTTTTGTACTGCACAAAAAACATGACCTGCAGCAAGGGCCACCCTGCTCTTGATAGctgtctcccttcccccaccccgatTCCCTGGCTCATGGGACCCACACTCACTGGAAGCCAAGGCTTCAGTCTCCGTAGATGGTACTTTGTAGATCTTGCCCCCCTTGTAGACAAAGCTGCCCTCCACCACCTTGAAGTCCAAGTAGCGTGTCACCTCTGTATATAGCAGCATCTTCACAAGCTGCCCTGCAGGGTGGTATGGGAAAGGCAACACAGTCAGCATGGCTCCCTTCACAAGCTGGTCTGTCTGACCCTGGTCTGCAGTCTGacccttctctgctcttcccaaTCACCCAGCCCCCCACAATACCTCCTTCGTCTCCCTCACCATTGGCCATGAGGAATTTGGGGATCAAGTCAACGTTCCAGTCTCGGCCCCGGCCATTGTCTCAGGGGCCCCTCCAGCAACTGAAAACGCTTATACAGCTGCAGGCAgcagaagggaaaagagagacagaaagatgcATCTCAAGGAACCCCCTCCCACTcccgcccctgcccccccccacccagaAAACCTGGGGAGCTGCTTCATTCAGCACCCCATGCAAGAGGTTAACGAGGGACAGGCCTGGGCCCAGAGCAGCCTACCTCCTCCAGGGGTGTGATGGAGGAGCTCTCACCCCCATAGTAGGGGTTCCGGTCCATGTGCAGCACCTTCTTCCCGTTCACAGACATGATACCCGACAGGATACATTCCTGAGTGAGGGGCAATGTTCACTGCACTCCCATCTGCccacattcccatcagcagccctgaccatGTTCCCCACTCCAGCCCTGAGGGGAGAGTCAACCTGAAGGGCCTCTGCCTCAACACACAGCTCCTTGCACCTGTGGCTGGTCGCTCTGCCTGAAATTTGGGGGGGGGACACCTTCATTTGACCATGGTTTCCTTTTAAAACCTTGCTGGGCAAAAAGGTGAACAAGGAAGAGGGTATCCAGCAGACACATGGATGGTCTTCAAGCAACCAAGATGCCAAGAAAATCACCTATCGACGTAGAACCCcacaaaaaggcaaataaaacaCAGGGATCGCCTAGCTGGACAAGCAAAGGACCCGAAAAGGAAGTAAAGGCTTAGCATGGTGCTGAAATCCCAGGCCCCACCCTGGGCCGCTTTCCTCAAAGAGGAACCCCTGACCCTGAGCTTTCCCAGTCACAGTAGGGGTTTCCACACCCGACTGTGGGGGAGGCGTCTCTCAGGGCAGCAGTCCAACAGGGTTCGGGGGAGGGCAAACAACCTCACCAGTCACTGTCACCAGCCCAAGGACAAAGGCTGCAAATGCGCCTCAGCCCCGAGGTCTCCATGGGAAACCGGGGTGGGGTAGCGGGAATGTGGTCACGGTCCCCACCACGGCTCCTTCTGGAACATTCCCTGGGTCCTCGGGCCCTCTAAGAACCTGGGAAGGCAGGATGAAAGCCCACCCTGGGAAGTCCCCCCGCCCCGATCTGACTGGAGGTCCCTGTACCACGACATCCCCGTCAGAATGAGCGCAAAATGAGAAGGGATGTTAAGTTGGTCCTGGGTAGGGGCTGGGGGTCGGGCCCGGGGAATCGGTCAAGAGAGACAGCCAGAAAAGGGGCCGCTTCTTGGCAGACCGGCCATGACAGGGATGGAGGCCGCATCACGGTGGTTGGAGACGGGGCTATCTTTTCGGGGACCGAACAGCGCCGCGCAGGCACTGATGGGAGGATGGGGCCGGGGGCTGCAGCATCCCAGGGAGGAGGACAGGCGGCGCCCTGGACACCGGAGGCCGCACTTACGGTGAGTCCGGTTCCCAGCACGATCACGTCGTATTCCTCGTCCATGGTCAGGCCTCGGTGTCAGCGCCCGTcggctcctcctcctccgccacagccgccgccgccgccgccgccgccgccgccgccgccgccgccgccgcagtgGACCAAAGATGGCGGCTCAAACCGTGCCGCTCAACCCCTCCGCCACGTCAAAGAGTCCCGGCCCCTCCCCTCCGCCGCCGCGCCGACCGGGGGCCCCTGCTGTCCCCGCTTGCCTCCCGGGGAGGGTTGCTGGGGCCCGGGCTCTAGCACTCGCGCCACTCGGCGGGCCGCGCCGCTTTGCCGAGGGCCTAGAAAAGAGGGCGGtgaggcgggcggggcggggcggggcggggcggggcggggcggcgcggCCTGGCAGACGGTGCTGAGGTCCGCCAGGGATCCGTGCGCAGGAGccgcgcgcgccccgccccggGAAGCTCGGCGCGGCCCCGCCGGCTGGGCGCGCGCTGCTGCAGCAGCCCGAGGCGGGCCCCTAGGGACGTGGGGGCGACTATTGTCGTGGCCGTCTCCCCCGCCTCCCTCTCCCGGGCGCTGACGGCCCCCGCCCTCCCCTAGTCGCTGAGGCGGGGGCCGGGGAAACCCAGCTAGCGAACAACCCTCTCGGCCTCCGCTTGGTCCTTGGAAAAGCAGCTTCCATCCCTCCATCCTCGGGCCTCCTCTCTCGGCCGTCAGCCAAGTGCATCCTCCCTTCCTTGTGCCCAGCGCAGAAATGAGTGACAAGAAGCCCAAGCATGGCGACCCGTCTTTATTTTATTCGGAAGGAAACCACGAGCACCCCGGGGCTCCTGCCAGGTACTCCCGACAGGAACAGATCCCAAACCCCGTGATCACACCCATCCCACCTGCCATGTAGATCCCTTCCTTCTTAGGCCAAAGGAATAAACCCCAGTGTACGTCTTATTGTTAGCAcatcaccaaaaaataaaataataacgcCAGCTAAGCGGGACAGACAAATAGTACTTCCACACTGCCCCCCAAACTCAGGGAATGGAACAGCTCCTGGCTGCTACAAGGAACCCCATAGAGCCTGGGAAAGGGAGGACTGGCTACACAAAAGCACTATCAACAGCAAGCAGCGAAGGTGGAGAAATCAGAATAAATAAGGAGAAGGGGGGGTGGATTTTGTAGAACTAATGGCCCCTACCTTTATAATGATCAAGCCTGGGAGATCTGTCTACTGTCTATGCAGAAATATATACACCTTGTGGAGAGAGATGTGGTGGGGAGTGGGCAGCGTAGGGAAGACCCTCAGCAGGCTGAACAGGTAGCCTGACAAGCTAGGGGGAGCCAGGGAGTCGTGCAATGGCAGAAGAGGGAGAAGCCTTCCTGCCCAGTGGGCCTCTGATGGGAAGGTGACAACCTGGACCCCAGGCACGCCCTCAATCCCCCCATCCCCCGCCCCTACAGGTGTGGAATCACACAATCTGGGTCAAAGTGATGGTGGGGCCCTTGTGGTCGTCGAAGCGGTCCATTGTCTTGAGGCTGAGGATCATGTGCAGGCCGTAGGTGAAGATGAACAGCATGAACAAGGAGGTGAGCAACCCCATCCAGATACCAGGGGAGAAGAAGCCTGCACAGTCGCTAGCATAGGAGAACTGCTCGCCTGTCACATTGAAGGCCTGGATCTGAGGGACAGAAAGCACTGAGTGGCCCcacccagagaagcccagtaaGGGCTGGGGGTTCCCCAGCTGGTGGGAAGAGAGCAGCAAGGGGACGGGACTCCCCTACATTCCCAGGCCCAAACCTGAAAGGACCCAGAGACCCTTCGCAGGCCTCTGCTCCCCTCGAACCCCTCCTCCAGCCACGGCTTCCCCTCTATCAGGCAcagtccctcctcccttcctaccTGGAAGTCCCGAAAAGTCATCTGCCAAAGAGAGGGCTGTGTGTCAGGCACAAGGAGGTTGCCATCCTCGTTTTCACTGCTGACATGCTCGCAGTGGAAGGAATAAATGCTGGGCCCCGTGACCTGGGAGGCATTGAAGTAGGCGACGGAACCGTTGCTATGGATTTCCAGGTTCTCCAAGGTAAACCAGTACCGGGCAGATACCCGGTAGAAGCGGTTAGCCAGAGTGAACCTGGGGGGTAGCATCGTGGAGGGAGGTCAGGCAGCTGGAAAGGCTGGAGCCACAGCAGCCCACCCGCCCCTGCCTCTCAGACTCACTTGAACGTCACCATGGTCCCAAAGAGTGAGTCATAGGTCAGCACCAGCCTGCGGAGGAAGAGGGGTTTTCAGACTCTGGAATGGCCTTGAAAACATTTCCGAGCAAGGCCCTTAGGTCTCCTTCTACCTGAGCTGTACCAGATCCTCCTGCAGAGCCACCTAAAGAACCAGCACCCTAGCTTGACAGATAGGAGGCCTGAGGCCCCATCCCTTTCCAAGTCAGGAACCAGGTAGCACACAGGTACCCCACCTCCAGCAGAGGGCTCCTTCCTCTGGGTTCCCTGAACCCCCAGACTCCCTCTTGGAGTTGCTTAAAGTGCTCAGGCTGGGCCATGAGGCTGCCCAAGAGGGTGGCACCAGGATCCAGGGTGATTAGGAACTGTTAACAACCAAGGCCCCAGCTAAGGGATGAGAAGGCATGAACAGGCAGAGCTCTGAGCAGCGGCCCCACCCTACACCACCACCTGCGTCCTCACGCTGAACGCCCCTAAACAAAGACCCAGTCAGGGGCACGCACTTTGCCCTCACCTGGCAATGGAGTCGTTCCAGGAGGAGCCAGTCAGGTTGAGGTCCTGGACCCCAAAGGTGCGGGAGGTCAAGTCCTCCCAGTGCTCCCTGTATGCCACCGAGAAGTTTTGGGCCCAGAAGAGGATCCGCGGGGCAGTGTCATTGTAACTCACGGGGGCATTGATTGCAGGTGGCGCCACCGTTCTCTGCAACAGCTGGCGACCCAGCCCCCCAGTCACCATGGCTACATCGCGGGCCACCTGCAGACAAGAGCCCACAAAACCTTCTCTCAACAGCCCTGGGGGCGAGCCCTGAACCAGATAgccttcctctccccactgggcACCATCTCCGGTCCCATCAGTGATGCTCATATGCAAAAGCTTCCTCTGAGCAGCTTTCCCCTAAGCTTCTGACATTGCTAATCTTTGCAACTTCGGAACACTTGGACTTCATGTCCGAAGACGCCAGCCCATAAGGCTGATGGGACGAGATGGACAGTGGTCGCTTGACTTCATGGCTCATCCATGACCCCCACCCCTACACCTGCCCAGAGGAGGAACCAGCCCCCCTCCAGGCTCCCCGACCACACTCCTGGAGCCCTGGGCATGGGCACATACCCTAGAAGGGCGGACCGCCGTGAGGGCCGCTGTGTAGGGGATGTCTTCTGACTTGAGTGTGCTCAGCACCTGCCCAATGACCTCATCTGAGGGGCCAGGGGGAGAACAGAGATGCAGGTCAGAGGCAGCCCCTCGCAGCCACTGTACCCAGCAGAAGCCAGGAGACGCAGGCTGTGCCGTTCTTTGCCCTCTTGGGCGCCTTCTCTGGATGGTGCTCTGTAAGATCACCTTGTGGAGGCGGGCACCCCTAGACTTCTCCACTGTGAAGCTCTTCCCACCCTAGCAACCAGCAAGTCCCCAGGTGGGACACCGAGCCCCTCCAAGAGCCAGCTCCCATCAACCCCCAGTAGTGTTTTCTGTTTCAGTAGCCACTTCTCATCATCCCACCCACTTCCGGCCTCCCCTGGGATACCATGGCCCCAGTCACCGCCTCCCCCACGTGGACAGAGAAAAGACAGACAGCTACCGAAAACGCCAAATCCACCATGGCAAGTTTCTGGTGACCTTTCTGGGAGGAAGAACTGTCCTCTCTAGCGCAAGGGAGACAAGTTCTCAGAACAGGTGTTTGAAACAGTGCTGGCGTGTTAAACCCCCAGACCCTAGGGTGCAGGCTGCCTGGGTGGAAGCTGGCTCCAGGCTGTGCAGAGGAGGCCCCTGGGCATCCAACGCTTAGGCCAAGGCCTAGGGACCTTGCCCAGTTGCCAGGAGCTCGGAGAAGCAGCCAGGACCCCTGGGAATGCCGAGGGGCTGAGGAACCCGGGCCAGCTCCACATGGCCAAGGGCTGGATAAAGATGGAACCATGCACCTTCCCCGACCCCACTCACCATTGCCCATGAGGACTTCCTTCGGTGCCATCAGACCCGAGCTAGGAAAGAGACAGCAAGTTCAAGCTGCCCAAATCCTGATGGCTCTCTGCCACCCATTGGGCTGCCTCCTGAAGCCCCTCCAGGCCCTGTCATTCCCTGGTATAGCCCCGCCACCTAGCACACTCGAGCTGGGCCTCCAAGAGCCGTACTCACCACCATCAGTCCCCCTTCCTGGGACCTCTGCTCACCTTGTGGCCCTGCCTGGAATCCCCTGCTCCTTCTCCCCCAGCTCCGGAGTCCCGGTCACGTCCCTGCCACCTCTCCATGAACAGTCCCTGCTAGGCAGGCTGGTTCCCCGCTAGCAAGGCCCACTCCTGGCTCATCTCAGGAGGCCCGAGAGGCCTAGCTCGATGCAGGGCACTGACTCCTGAGTCCCAACCCGGCTGGAgggccttcctccctcttctggcCAGACAGACGCCTTCTGGGAGGGCCTCAGGGTGCTAAATGGAGGACGGCGCGGCTGGATGGAGCTGTGACCCCAGAGCTTGGGCCCTGAGGCTAGAGGCCCAGCCGTACCTGGCTGTGTAGGGCAGGTGGATGAGCAGCAAGGCTGGGATGCTGGCGTTGAGCTTCAGTTCCTGGAGAGTGGCCAAGTCCACATGCAGGGGGCTGGCCCTGAGCTTCTCCTGCAGGTAAGTGGTCAGAGTGCTGATCGCATACCAGTCAACGGCAGGAAGCACCAGAGAGGAGGGGGCCAAGTCCAGGGCATTCTGGGAACAGGGGGAAGACAGGCAGATGAGTTAGCAAGGGGCCACGGGACCAGGGCCAGCCACCCAGACCTCGGTGGCAAGCCATACCTACACTGGGTCTCACTCCAGGTAAGAAACAAAACACACCACACCCCTGGCCCTGACACTCGGCCTTTCCCCATCGAGCCAACGTCTCTGGTTCCTGAGGGGACAGTTCCTATTATGCTGATGGAGAGGGGCACGGGGTGGCCTCCAGGGTCACCGGCTGGGTGTGGACTCTTACCTCCAGGTTAGAAAAGGCGCTGTCTTGCTTGTTTCCAAACACGCCACCATAGGCTGTGAAGTCCTCAATGCTCAGCTAGTAGAAAGGAGGGAAACAGCCTCAGAAGGTTGGACAGACACggggccagggcagggggcagaCACTGGCCCTGGGTATTTTTGCAGGGCCAGCAACATCTCATTTAGAAGCAGGTTTGATCTGGAGCATGAGGATGCATTTTAGGGGTGGGGGCGTGGAAggttctctttctttctgccagCAACCCTCTCAGCAGGGCGAGAAGACAAGGAAGGTAGTCACAGGGTTAGGAGAAGATGTGTGGGCAGCTGACTCATGATAATCTCAGGAGTAAGAGTCAGCGGCCTGCCTGGAGATAagaggaactatggacagaagagggAAGCtgcggggagggggctgggagcaGCCAAGAACACTGATTGCGTGCCCCTGGGGTGGAAGTCCCAGAAAAAGAGAACCTACATGCCAGCTGCAACAGCTGGAGCCACCTTTGTCCAGTCTGCACAGGACCCTTTGCAAAGGAGGGTGAGAAATCCCCCCTCCCTACCCCGGTTTTGGTGGAAGGGGAAAGAGGTGAAGATCTCAGAACACACTGGACTGACCACGGAAGGCTTCTGAGCACTCTGGACCACAATCACCCTGAGGGATGTCCTTCCACTTCCGCCCTCTGCTCCAACTCCCAGCTTCCTCTGGCTTTTCCCAGGGAGGCCTAGAAGTGATCTTAATCAGCTTCCCTGATGTTGTGTTTAGTATACACACCTGCCCAGCCTCCTTGCCCTTCTGGGCAGGAATCCTGAGCCTCTCTGGTGCCGAGACTATTATTCTGAAAGCCTGTGTGCACTCCCTGTTCAAAATCTCCCAAGGTTTCCTGCCACATTTTAGAATTGCGACCAACCCCTTTCCCCCTCATCTCCGGGCTCCTCAACTGACCATTTCCTACGCCTTTCTCTCACTCACTGTATCCAGCCACACCAGCTCTTCCACAGGCTCACCAGGAATACTCCTCGTCCAGGCCCTTTGAACCTGCTGTTACCTCTGCCCGGAATGCACACCTTCCTCCCCCAGCCACAtggctccatctcttcctccGCTTAGATCTCTGCTTCAATACCACCTCCTCAGCGAGCACTTGCCTGCTCTCTCTTTATCTTACCCAGCATTGCCAGTCACTCTGTCCCCGAGTCTGCTTCCTTCTTATCTAAGGACTACAGTGCTTACATTATGTCATACCAACTTAGCATTTAAGTAAACCTCTCACCCTCGCAAGAGTGTTAACTTCTTTGGAATAGGGGCTTGGGTGATTCTGCTCATTGCTATGTCCCCAGCACTTAATCAAtatctggcacagagtaggtagTCTATAtttgacaaatgaatgaatgaatgaatgaatgaatgccatcagatgggggttgggggtgggcgcCAGCCAGATTTTTTACATGGACTATCAGAATTGCTCCTCACCGCCCTCTGATGTCAGTGGTGTctttttacagatgtggaaactggtATTTGCAGAGTATTTCACATGTCCAAAGGCCAGTAAGCAGTAGAACTAGAACTGAGTTCCAGTCTGACTACATtattcaccacctcctggaaggACTACAGGCCAGCACAGCTATCAACCCCTGCCCACAGAGCAAGACCACAAAGGGAATGAGCCAAACAGGCCACCAATGAGGAATATAGACAAGCAGAAGCTCAATAATCTCGCAAACATTAATCCTAGAATtaggattaattaattaattaaactgCCCTAGAATCTTCTTGTGGTCTGCATACCTGCTTTAGGGGCAGAAATGCCCAGATGGGAGGGTAAACAGTGTGTTGGGTATGAGCACAAAATCACAGTGGGGGAAGGGTGTCCAACAGACTCAGGCTGGAATAATCTGGGGCTTGCACAAGCCATGGAACTTCAGCTGATCCTACAACCCTCAGCTCCTTAGGCAGTAAAACCAAGATAATGACATCACCTCAGCTAGTATGAATGAAGCACTCAGTAAGCGATCGATCATTCTTCCATTCTCTGTCTTACAATCATTATAGTCAGAATCACAACTCTGCCACCcattagctatgtgaccttgggcaagttacttgccATCCTTGGacttctcatctgtaaacaggGTTCATCATCCCTGCCATGTAGTGAGTCAGGTAAGGGTTTGGCACTCAATCAGCATCTGGCCTCTGACCCCTTATTTCCCCCAATCAAGTGGGTGCCATTTCTGGGCCCTCACCATTCCCGTGCTCAGCAGAGTGGCTCAGTGGAAGCGTGTTGTGCCAATAACCCAaaggtaaagtgaagtgaagtggcttcccaggtggctcagtcgtgtccgattctttgtgaccccgtggactgtagcccaacagactcctccatccatgggattctccaggcaagaatactggagtgggttgccatttccttctccaggggatcttcctgacccagggatcgaacccaggtcccccgcattgcgggcagatgctttaacctctgagccaccagggaagcccaaacccagAGGTAGACGGATGGAAGGTAGACGGATCCTCTGCTAGctgtttggcttcccaggtggcgctagtgtttaaaaaaaaaaaaaaacccgcctgccaatccaggagaggtaaagagatgtgggttcaatccctgagtggggaagatccttggaggaaggcatggcaacccactccactgttcttgactaggggcatccctggtggttcagactgtaaagaatttgcctgccgatgcaggagacccaggtttgatccccgggtttggaagatcccctggaggagggcatggcaacccactccagtattctcacctagagaatcccatggacaaaggagcctggcgggctattagcccatagagtcgcaaagggtcagacacaactgaagcgacttagcaggcacgcacCATTCCCACTGAACATTCTCCCACAGGCCTTCCCAAGGAAGGAACCACACCTCCCTGCAGTTTGGACAAGGTCACTGCAGCTTCCCTCAGGGAATGGGCCTCAGTGTCCTGGGGGAGAGGGGGGCTGTCTCCTGAATGACGAAGGGAGAAAGGGTTGGGGGAGGCGCACCTTGTCCTGCAGGAACAGCAGCACATTTCGGGGGCCCAGCTCCAGGGCGGGGTCTAAGTAGGTGGAGAGCTGCATGTCGCTGGTGATATGGCCCTCGTGGGTGTCGGCCGCAGGAGCCCACAGGCCTCTGGCAGGGGATAGAGAGGTGCTGTCAAGCGGGGGCTTGAGATCCGAAGCCCGTGGGCTCCCAGCTTGATGCCTGGGGCCGAGAGCCAGCGCCCTTGCTACAGGCCGCCGAACAAGGGACAGCGCCCCTGGACCTCGCCGCCCCCCGCCAAGGACAGCTCCGGAGTCGAGCGAGGGCCCCTCAACAGCCACGGCGCGCAGCGCAGCCCACCCCGCTCACCGGTCACTCGACCACAGCACCAGCGGCACCTGCTGCTCCGACgtcgccgctgccgccgccatCACCAGCATCAGCGGCAGCCATGGCATCCGGCAGAGCGCTGGAGCCCGCCGCGTCCCCGCCCGCAACCGAGCCGCCGCGGTCGCCGCCATCATAACCTCTCGGCCTCCACTGCCCGGacccaccgccgccgccgcggaTCAGGTGACTGTCGCCCCCCGCCCGAAGTCCGCCTTGAGCTGCCATTGGTCCGGGCGCAAGACGGCTCTCCAGACTCTCAGGTGATTGAACGATGTGGCTGTCACTCATAGCCACTCCTTTTCGCTGGTTGGCTGTACGTGTCTCCGGGCGCGCATGCTCCAAA
This region of Capra hircus breed San Clemente unplaced genomic scaffold, ASM170441v1, whole genome shotgun sequence genomic DNA includes:
- the GDI1 gene encoding LOW QUALITY PROTEIN: rab GDP dissociation inhibitor alpha (The sequence of the model RefSeq protein was modified relative to this genomic sequence to represent the inferred CDS: inserted 4 bases in 3 codons; deleted 2 bases in 2 codons) — encoded protein: MDEEYDVIVLGTGLTECILSGIMSVNGKKVLHMDRNPYYGGESSSITPLEELYKRFQLLEGPLRQXGRGRDWNVDLIPKFLMANGQLVKMLLYTEVTRYLDFKVVEGSFVYKGGKIYKVPSTETEALASNLMGMFEKRRFRKFLVFVANFDENDPKTFEGVDPQNTSMRDVYRKFDLGQDVIDFTGHALALYRTDDYLDQPCLETINRIKLYSESLARYGKSPYLYPLYGLGELPQGFARLSAIYXGTYMLNKPVDDIIMENGKVVGVKSEGEVARCKQLICDPXYVPDRVRKAGQVIRIICILSHPIKNTNDANSCQIIIPQNQVNRKSDIYVCMISYAHNVAAQGKYIAIASTTVETTDPEKEVEPALELLEPIDQKFVAISDLYEPIDDGSESQVFCSCSYDATTHFETTCNDIKDIYKRMAGSAFDFENMKRKQNDVFGEADQ
- the ATP6AP1 gene encoding V-type proton ATPase subunit S1; the protein is MMAATAAARLRAGTRRAPALCRMPWLPLMLVMAAAAATSEQQVPLVLWSSDRGLWAPAADTHEGHITSDMQLSTYLDPALELGPRNVLLFLQDKLSIEDFTAYGGVFGNKQDSAFSNLENALDLAPSSLVLPAVDWYAISTLTTYLQEKLRASPLHVDLATLQELKLNASIPALLLIHLPYTASSGLMAPKEVLMGNDEVIGQVLSTLKSEDIPYTAALTAVRPSRVARDVAMVTGGLGRQLLQRTVAPPAINAPVSYNDTAPRILFWAQNFSVAYREHWEDLTSRTFGVQDLNLTGSSWNDSIARLVLTYDSLFGTMVTFKFTLANRFYRVSARYWFTLENLEIHSNGSVAYFNASQVTGPSIYSFHCEHVSSENEDGNLLVPDTQPSLWQMTFRDFQIQAFNVTGEQFSYASDCAGFFSPGIWMGLLTSLFMLFIFTYGLHMILSLKTMDRFDDHKGPTITLTQIV